The DNA region CAAGTTTGGGAATACTAATAATATTTAACCTTTTAACCTTATCAAAATTTACAATGTTGAATAATTCGTTTTTATCTGCAAAAATCACGCATGTGAACATAGAATTAAAATTAAAGTATGCTATTTATAATTTTACCTAAAATCTTTTTATCATAAGACTTTTTATAATCTCTGGAAAGTTCTCTAAGTTTGGTAATATTTATAAAAACTTTCTTCTTTTTTAAATCTGGTTTCATCATAGATAAATATTGGCAAAATTGCGTAACATTATGCGGTTTTGTTGATTTATTTGCTCTCTCAAAATCTAATAAAATAGGCGTTGATTTAATTAAAATATGTTTATGGGGATGATGCATCTCCTCTTTATTAATCTTTAATTTATCCATTTCATAGCATTGCTGAAATAAATTCCGGATAACTACCATAATATCCTCTTTATTTGATTCTTTCACATACTGCGGGAAAAATTGCCCATCGATATAATCATATATAAAATAATCATTAGTTGCTTTTAAAACTTTAGGACCGATTTTTTTTTTATTTAAAACCTTTAAAATTTCTACCTCATTCTTGATTCTGCCGCAGGCTTTAGATTTAGGATTTTTTAATTTAATTGTAACTTTTTTATTTTTAAATTTACCAGTATAAATATATCCCCTATGGCCTTTATTTAAAAACCTAAACTCCTTAATCTCATTTAATTTTTTTAATAACGGAGTTTTATCAATCTGATACAAATAAAGTTGTTCAAACATTGGCAAAATCTCTGTCTCTATAAGTTTAAACTGAAAAAGGCATTTATTAATAATTTCATCAACATAATCTTTATTTGTTAAGGAACTAAACACTAGCAAAATTTTACCATTATCTTCAAGATATTCATTAGCTTGCTCAAGAAACGTTTCAATAACCTCATAACCATGTTTACCCCCGGTAGTAATTTGTCTTGATGCCGTGTCTTCAAGTTTATCTTCCGGAAGATATGGTGGGTTAAAAATAATAAGATTATATCTTTGTTTTATATTTTGAAATAAATTTGAAATCTTGAATTCAATTATTTTATCAGAATTGGCTTTTGCATAATCAATTGCTTCCGGATTAACATCAACAGCCGTAACTTTTTGAGTATACTTTAATGCCTCTCTAGCAAGAATGCCTGAACCTGTACCCATATCTAACACTTGGCCTGAAGCGTATTTTTTAATGAATTTTAATATTAAATTAGTGTCCTCTTGTGGTTCGTATATCATAGAGATTTGGGGAAATAGTTTCCTATATATAGTTTTCGGTAGATTAATTATATATCTCATCTATTCAATTAATTATATGTCTCATCTATTCGACTAATATATTCTTTAATCCTGTGTATTATAGATGTTAAAAGATAACGCTCTAATTTATCGTTAAAAACTTCACCAAGTTTAGAAAACTCCGTAATCCTATAATTATTAATTACTTTTTCTACTAACATAATATCTCTTAAACGTTTTAATTGTCTCCTGATATTTGAAGAGGCAATTCCGCTCATCGGTAAGTTATATTTTTTTCTATTTGTAATTACTAAAGCCCTTATCTCTTCCGAAGTAAGCTCCTGTCTCTTATTTCTTTGCCGAAGCAATACATCTAAAATGTCTACCATAACATCTCTAGAATCTCCGGGTTGTAACATTCCCAGTGATAAACAAAGTTTTCTAACTAATTCACGCTCTTGAATTGATTCAGGTTTTTCGTATCTTCTAAGAATTAACTCATTCAATGGCGTGTCCCTGGAAATACTTGGAGCTTTAGTCATTTTTTCACCTCATGTTATCATAAACTAAAAAATATTATCAATAATGATAACTTCCCCATTTATAAGTTTCACGCATAAATGTCCAGTGTCCAGTGCGCTAATCACCAAAAATCAAAAATTAAATAAACGCTTTATTATAATGGTTGCATAGCTTCCTTTAGGTAAA from Candidatus Woesearchaeota archaeon includes:
- a CDS encoding methyltransferase, with amino-acid sequence MYEPQEDTNLILKFIKKYASGQVLDMGTGSGILAREALKYTQKVTAVDVNPEAIDYAKANSDKIIEFKISNLFQNIKQRYNLIIFNPPYLPEDKLEDTASRQITTGGKHGYEVIETFLEQANEYLEDNGKILLVFSSLTNKDYVDEIINKCLFQFKLIETEILPMFEQLYLYQIDKTPLLKKLNEIKEFRFLNKGHRGYIYTGKFKNKKVTIKLKNPKSKACGRIKNEVEILKVLNKKKIGPKVLKATNDYFIYDYIDGQFFPQYVKESNKEDIMVVIRNLFQQCYEMDKLKINKEEMHHPHKHILIKSTPILLDFERANKSTKPHNVTQFCQYLSMMKPDLKKKKVFINITKLRELSRDYKKSYDKKILGKIINSIL